The sequence below is a genomic window from Candidatus Ancaeobacter aquaticus.
CTTAAAGTACTCTCTTACAGCGGGCTTCCTAAAGAAAAACTTATTTCAATTGATTTATGGACATATGTTTTTCCTATAGTAGTTTTATCTAGTCTTTTTATTAGCTCTTTTTTTACTAAGTATTATCTTGTGCTCACGAGTCAGTTTTTCTGGTTTATCGTTATCTTTTTTAGCGTGCTGTCGAAAATTGTCATATATATTTTGACTGCATATAGAAAAGCGTTTGTGAGCGGGGTTGTATTAATTTGCAAGAAAGTTGTGCATAATCCGGTTAATGCGATGATTATTATTGGTCTTATTTTGATACTTTTGATACCCCTCCCGAGTCTTATTTATCCGTATTTTCCCATAACTGATTCGCATCTTCTTGCTGCACGCGATGCTGAAATATTTGCTAATATTGCCTATGTTTTGCTTCTTATCGGTGCAATACTGAAGTTTATTAAGGATTATAGAAAGTTTAAGAAGGAAAAAACTATAACGGATAAGTGATAAGCGTAATGGATTATCCTTCAATATCGATTGTTATTCCTACATTCAACTCAGGTAGAGTGCTCAAACTGTGTCTTGATTCTATCGTCTCTCAGGACTATCCAAAAGATATGGTTCAAGTTATCATTGCAGATGCTGGGTCAACTGATGATACGGTTGCTATTGCCAGGGGGTTTACAGAAACTATTGTACCAAATCCTCTCAAAACAGGTGAGGCCGGAAAAGCCGCCGGATACAAACACGCAAAAAATGACATTATTGCATTTGTCGATTCTGACAATATTCTTCCTTCACCTGATTGGCTAAGGAAGATGACTGAACCCTACGCTGACGGTGATATTACCGGTACCGAACCCATAGAATATACATATAGAAGGACTGATGGGGCGATAACCCGTTATTCTGCATTAATGGGTATGAATGACCCTCTTTGTCTTTTTCTCGGCAATTATGACCGTTTAAACCTTATTACGGGTAAATGGACCGAAGTGCCCTTGCATGAAACGGATATGGGTTCCTATATAAAGATTTCTTTTTTTAATGAAAAGAAGTTTCCCACTATTGGTGCAAATGGTTTCATGGTTCGTAAATCTGCTCTAGATACATGCGGGATAACCGATTATCTGTTTGATATAGATGTTATTTATGAGCTCTACACACAAGGGTTTAAAACATTTGCCAAGGTTAAAACCGGTATCATCCATCTTTTCTGCGGGGATATAAAGACATTTATTAGAAAGCAAAAACGTAGGGTGAAAGATTACCTGTACTACGCGAAACTGGGTGTGAGAAAATATCCATGGAACAGTGTCAGTTATCTACGGCTCGCGAAATTTATTATTTATACAGTTCTTATTAGTCCTGTTGTGATCCAAGCATGTATCGGATATTCAAGAAAACATGACCCAGCATGGTTTTTACATCCACTTTTTTGCATATTGACCTTGTGGTATTATGGTACAACAAAAATAACAAGTCTGTTTCAAGTTAAAGAGATGGATAGAAAAAATTGGAGCCAGTAAATAATAAAGACACCAGACAAGAGACCACAGACCACAGACAAAAAAACAGATGGATAAAAAAGAAATAAAACATCATCATACCAGAGAGTTCTGGTCTACGCGTATCGGGCTTATCCTTGCTATGGCAGGTAATGCCGTAGGTCTTGGGAACTTTTTGCGTTTTCCCGTTAAAGCCGCGCAAAATGGCGGTGGCGCATTCATGATACCTTATTTTATAGCCTTTCTCCTTTTGGGGATACCCCTTATATGGATCGAATGGAGTATGGGGCGGTTCGGCGGACGATATCAACATGGAACGACACCGGGCATATTTTACCGTATGTGGCATAACAGGTTTATAAAATATGTTGGTGTGCTTGGCATAGTCATGCCGATATTGATTTGTATTTACTATAATTATATTGAGTCGTGGACACTATCATACAGTATATTTTCATTGTTCAATAAATTCCAAGGGGTTGAAACCCGTGAAGCTATGGGATCGTTTCTATCAAGTTATCAGGGTAAATTTCCCAGCACCCATTTTTCAAGTATTTGGACTGCATACATCTTTTTTATCATTACTATTATTATCAATGTGCATATCTTGCGAAAAGGTGTCGTGAAAGGTATTGAAACATGCGCAAAGTTTGCTTTGCCGATACTTTTTTTCTTTGCGATCGTTTTAGTGGTGAGAGTTTTTACTCTTGGAACCCCAGATCCAGCATTCCCTGAAAGGAGTGTGTGGAGTGGTTTTAATTTTTTGTGGAACCCGGACTTTAGCAGGCTGAAAGATAGTTCCTGCTGGATTGCTGCTGCGGGACAAATATTTTTCACTTTGAGTATCGGTTTTGGTGCTATTCAGACATATGCGAGTTATCTCAGAGAAAAAGACGATATCGCTCTTTCAGGTTTATCGTCAGGGACACTTAATGAATTTACCGAAGTTATTATCGGGGGGTCTATTGCTATACCTGTTGCGGTAGCTTTTTTTGGTGTAAGTGAAACACAGGCTATAGCAAGTAGCGGATCATTTGATCTAGGGTTTCAGGCGATGCCGCTCATATTTCAGAAGTTGTATTTAGGAAACATATTTGGCTTTTTATGGTTTTTCCTGCTTTTTCTCGCTGGTATTACCTCATCTATTGCATTATCACAACCTGCAGTAGCATTTCTGCAGGATGAATTAAAAATTCCTCTACGTAAAGCCGCAAATTGTGTCGGTGCGGTGCTTTTTATAGGGGGTAGCATGGTGGTATTTTTCCTGAAATATGGTTTTCTTGACGAACTTGATTTTTGGGCAGGAACTATTGGTCTCGTTGCGTTTGCCTTCATTGAAACAATAATGTTTGCATGGATTTTCGGTATGGAGAGAGGGTGGCACGAAATAAACCTTGGCGCAGATATTAAAGTGCATAAGATTTTCTACTACATAATTAAATATGTAACGCCGTTATTTTTACTCATTCTCTTAGTAGCCTGGTTTTGTCAGTCAGGAATTGATGTTCTTCTTATGAAGAATGTGCCTGCAGAAAATGTTCCGTATCTGTGGTTAGCACGGTTTTTGATAATTGCACTTGTTATGGTTGGATTTGTTTTAATTAAAGTGGCATGGAAACTGCATAAAGCGGCAGGGAGACTCGAATGACAACTTCTGGAATAATCTTTATGGTGTCGGCCTGGATATTAATAATCGGACTAGGTATTTTTTGTATAATAGAGCTTTTTAGAGCACAAGAAGACGAAGAGAAAGCACCAGAAATTGAAAAGGAAAAAGAAATAATTGCATCTCTCGAACAAGCTGCGGAAGAAAAACAACCTCATAGTGAAGATTAGGTGGTTAATCTGGTATCTTTACTGATCGTAAAAACGCAGCATTTTCTTCTGGTAGAGATACATTAATAAACATACCCGTACCTAACTCAAAACCTGCCATTTTTGTCAGCCGCGGGACTATGTCAATATACCAGTGGAAGTATTTACTGTTACATCCGCCAACCGGTACAGTCCTGATTATATAGTTGTAATCGGGATCATCTAATCCAAAATGTAATTTACTTATAATGATTTTCATTATTTTTGCAAGATCAGATATTTCATTTTGGGAAATATCCCCAAATGACGCAGCGTGCCGTTTCGGAATTACCCATATATTAAAAGGACTGTAAGCCGCGTAGGGGACAAGGGCGGTAAAATGTTCACTATCATGAATGACGCGATCTGAAAGTTTTAATTCTTCATCACGTATAGTACAAAATACACATTGCCCGTGACTATCATAATACTGCATTGCTTCTTCTATTCGTTGTCTGACATGTGAAGGGACAACCGGTAACGCGACAATCTGTGTGTGTGGATGCTCTAAAGAAGTTCCTGCATTTTTCCCATGATTTTTAAAAATAATAACATGCTCGGTACGGGGATCCTGTGAAACTTCTTTAAATCTCCTTACATAAGCACTGAAAAGGTTATTCATGTCAGTTGAAGTAAGTGTGGGGATATAACCATTATGGCGCGGACTGTCTATAATGACATCGTGATGACCAACACCGTTTGCTTTTGACATAATACCGTTTAGTTTCCATACATCTTTATTCCCAACATCTGTAAGTGCAGCAAATTTATTTGGTGTTACACGCACACTCCATGATGGAGCATTATCAGGGATTCTGAATAGTTCCGGTGGCGTTAAAGTTTCGTTTCCCGTACAGAAAGGGCAGGAGTCAATATGTGAAGGAACATCTTTTTTAACTTTTTTATTTTTAAAGTCTTCCGGTCTCTTAGCACGTTCTGTAGAAATAATGACCCATTCACGCGTGGCAACATTCTGTCGTAATTCAGGCATATCTTTCTCCATTTGTATATACCGTATCACTATAATACTTACTTCTACAAGTAGGTGTAAGTGTTTACCAATTTCACTTGACGTTCTACTTCCTGCCAATGTACAATCTAGCGTACAAGGAAGACTTTAATATATGAAAAAATGCGTTATATCTTTTATTATTGCTTTAGTAATCATTGCGAGCGGTTTTATGTCTTATGTTTTCGCTAATGAAACAGCATCTTCTTCAGGGATTCGCAAATTTAACAGAAGCGCAAACACTAAGCATGCAGAACGTAAAAGACAGATCCATAAAAGAAAAAAATTCGAGAGTAAGAAAAAAAAGAGACTTATAAAACAAAAAAGGCGAGATAATCTTCATAAAAGAAAGAGATTTGGTTTTTAATCAATGGTGTGAGCAGCAAAGGAGGATTGATGAAGAAGGTTCATATATGTGTATGTGTTCTAGTGTGTGCTGTTGTTATTGCGGTATTTTCTTCACCGGTAAATGCGCAGAATACACATTATAAAAAGAACGAAATCAGTGATATGATTCAAGGCGCGATCGCAAGTGCTGAAATGGCATCCCGGGAAGTCTCAGAGGGAAGTCTTCGGCTTGCAGGTACGAGCATTAATATATTGGAAAAAGATGTGCGTCTTTTAGGGAAAAGCTTACCACTTGAAAAAGTGTATTCCTTGTTACAAGATGCGGAGGTGTTTATAGGAAAAAATGCGATGGCCCATGCTAATAATTCCTTAGATGACGCGCTTCGTGAAGTAAATAAGATGAAGGGATATAGTAGCGATACAATGGAAAAATTGAGGGCATATATTAATCAGGCGCAACAGGATATAGCTAAAGGTTCTAGTGAAACAGCAAAAAAATCGATTTCAGCTGCAAAGGATCTCATTAATAATACCGGGACACATGTTAATTATCAGAAAACTCAAGAACATATTGTGAAGGCAAAAAGAGCTGTTGTCGATGGA
It includes:
- a CDS encoding glycosyltransferase family 2 protein; translated protein: MDYPSISIVIPTFNSGRVLKLCLDSIVSQDYPKDMVQVIIADAGSTDDTVAIARGFTETIVPNPLKTGEAGKAAGYKHAKNDIIAFVDSDNILPSPDWLRKMTEPYADGDITGTEPIEYTYRRTDGAITRYSALMGMNDPLCLFLGNYDRLNLITGKWTEVPLHETDMGSYIKISFFNEKKFPTIGANGFMVRKSALDTCGITDYLFDIDVIYELYTQGFKTFAKVKTGIIHLFCGDIKTFIRKQKRRVKDYLYYAKLGVRKYPWNSVSYLRLAKFIIYTVLISPVVIQACIGYSRKHDPAWFLHPLFCILTLWYYGTTKITSLFQVKEMDRKNWSQ
- a CDS encoding sodium-dependent transporter — protein: MDKKEIKHHHTREFWSTRIGLILAMAGNAVGLGNFLRFPVKAAQNGGGAFMIPYFIAFLLLGIPLIWIEWSMGRFGGRYQHGTTPGIFYRMWHNRFIKYVGVLGIVMPILICIYYNYIESWTLSYSIFSLFNKFQGVETREAMGSFLSSYQGKFPSTHFSSIWTAYIFFIITIIINVHILRKGVVKGIETCAKFALPILFFFAIVLVVRVFTLGTPDPAFPERSVWSGFNFLWNPDFSRLKDSSCWIAAAGQIFFTLSIGFGAIQTYASYLREKDDIALSGLSSGTLNEFTEVIIGGSIAIPVAVAFFGVSETQAIASSGSFDLGFQAMPLIFQKLYLGNIFGFLWFFLLFLAGITSSIALSQPAVAFLQDELKIPLRKAANCVGAVLFIGGSMVVFFLKYGFLDELDFWAGTIGLVAFAFIETIMFAWIFGMERGWHEINLGADIKVHKIFYYIIKYVTPLFLLILLVAWFCQSGIDVLLMKNVPAENVPYLWLARFLIIALVMVGFVLIKVAWKLHKAAGRLE
- the galT gene encoding galactose-1-phosphate uridylyltransferase, whose translation is MPELRQNVATREWVIISTERAKRPEDFKNKKVKKDVPSHIDSCPFCTGNETLTPPELFRIPDNAPSWSVRVTPNKFAALTDVGNKDVWKLNGIMSKANGVGHHDVIIDSPRHNGYIPTLTSTDMNNLFSAYVRRFKEVSQDPRTEHVIIFKNHGKNAGTSLEHPHTQIVALPVVPSHVRQRIEEAMQYYDSHGQCVFCTIRDEELKLSDRVIHDSEHFTALVPYAAYSPFNIWVIPKRHAASFGDISQNEISDLAKIMKIIISKLHFGLDDPDYNYIIRTVPVGGCNSKYFHWYIDIVPRLTKMAGFELGTGMFINVSLPEENAAFLRSVKIPD